In a genomic window of Oreochromis aureus strain Israel breed Guangdong linkage group 13, ZZ_aureus, whole genome shotgun sequence:
- the fgfbp3 gene encoding fibroblast growth factor-binding protein 2 codes for MNVLPCCVLILLLFIPILTEAKRQPGQEKPDKPRQPPPSPQPAKRPRNRSVPGSGELTSKEGHRCVWQTSGEGLVSLLVNCSIETQGDLQRYWCRYAGKPDLCQAYGVKSSQYWKQLVGKLKKRQNACEGEKVLKAKTCKKAPAEAHMKLAQRSGEDDKKGGKEGGKKKPAGKSVGGGRMDKRKKKEEETEEKKKRREERTEAEDEEGMQSDMEPVQAYCSEGWHSVCSFFVKFFEG; via the exons ATGAATGTCCTGCCATGTTGtgtcctcatcctcctcctcttcatccccATCCTCACTGAAGCCAAACGCCAACCAGGGCAGGAGAAGCCTGACAAACCCCGTCAGCCTCCTCCATCACCTCAACCGGCCAAGAGACCCAGAAATCGCTCCGTGCCAGGCTCCGGAGAGCTGACCTCCAAGGAGGGGCATCGCTGCGTTTGGCAGACATCAGGTGAAGGTCTGGTGAGCCTGCTGGTGAACTGCAGCATTGAAACACAAGGAGACCTGCAAAG GTATTGGTGTCGTTACGCTGGTAAACCAGACCTCTGCCAGGCCTATGGGGTGAAGTCCAGCCAGTACTGGAAGCAGCTGGTGGgaaagctgaagaaaaggcAGAATGCCTGCGAAGGGGAAAAAGTCCTGAAGGCCAAAACCTGCAAGAAGGCGCCCGCAGAGGCCCACATGAAGCTCGCTCAGCGCAGCGGGGAAGACGACAAgaagggagggaaggaaggagggaagaAGAAACCAGCTGGGAAGAGTGTAGGAGGAGGAAGGATGgacaaaaggaagaagaaggaagaggagacagaagagaagaagaagaggagggaggAAAGGACTGAGGCTGAGGATGAGGAGGGAATGCAGAGTGACATGGAGCCGGTGCAGGCTTACTGCAGCGAGGGCTGGCACTCGGTCTGCTCCTTCTTTGTCAAGTTCTTTGAAGGCTGA